Proteins from one Calditrichota bacterium genomic window:
- a CDS encoding MOSC domain-containing protein, with the protein MRIKSLHYYPIKSCAGIELTSANLSNRGIENDRIFMVVDNNNNFISQRENHKLALIQAKVFQNNLSLEAPGMPPFSIVFSDIGNNEQVMVWRDQCQAIDQGRKATDWFSEYLGSPCKLVMMEKLFQRKLDPGYAFAENNQTGFADGYPFLLISQESLNDLNSRLKISIPMNRFRPNIVVEGCRPYEEDSWQKIKIGDIVLEVVKPCVRCAITTIDQSSLATSKEPLATLATYRISPLGGVIFGQNLIHHNNGRLNVGDKVDIMEKK; encoded by the coding sequence TTGAGGATTAAATCTTTACATTACTACCCCATAAAATCATGCGCCGGGATTGAATTAACCTCGGCCAATCTTTCAAATCGCGGTATTGAAAACGATCGTATATTTATGGTGGTAGATAACAACAATAATTTTATATCACAGCGTGAAAATCACAAATTGGCATTGATCCAGGCTAAAGTATTTCAAAACAATCTTTCTTTAGAAGCACCGGGCATGCCTCCTTTTTCAATTGTCTTTTCAGATATTGGCAACAATGAACAGGTTATGGTTTGGCGAGACCAGTGCCAGGCTATCGATCAGGGAAGAAAGGCAACTGATTGGTTTTCTGAATATTTAGGATCTCCATGTAAACTGGTAATGATGGAAAAATTGTTTCAAAGAAAATTAGACCCGGGTTATGCATTTGCAGAAAATAACCAAACCGGTTTTGCCGATGGTTATCCATTTTTGCTTATCTCGCAAGAATCATTAAATGATTTAAACAGTCGCTTAAAAATATCAATTCCGATGAACCGCTTCCGTCCAAATATTGTTGTTGAAGGATGCCGCCCATATGAAGAAGATAGCTGGCAAAAAATAAAAATTGGGGACATCGTTTTAGAAGTTGTTAAACCATGTGTGCGTTGTGCTATCACAACAATTGATCAATCTTCACTGGCTACCTCCAAAGAGCCGCTTGCTACACTGGCCACTTATCGCATTTCTCCGTTGGGTGGTGTTATCTTTGGCCAAAACTTAATTCATCATAATAATGGCAGATTGAATGTTGGCGATAAAGTTGACATTATGGAAAAAAAGTAG